The following are from one region of the Primulina eburnea isolate SZY01 chromosome 17, ASM2296580v1, whole genome shotgun sequence genome:
- the LOC140817890 gene encoding uncharacterized protein: MHVGYVVWTACTKIPPRSILPRNDEDRHEAEIPQPTPNQDASACVLAGMALLLEQHVGNGAKGRPEAIYEQFRMMNPEDFCGTTYPFVADGWIISMEVIFCYMDMADTDRFRCTIYLLNGGASLWWEGTERGVNLVTLIWEGFKRVFYDKYFTSDVRSRLKREFMSLRQEELSVSEIRNYDFLNGFRPTNCRDVILVDPTDYTTVVAQQANQQNKKPYTGPPKRLGPPKPQGLPSKYSGSKTAEKPQCKECNRQHYGKCMWGTYKCFKCREMGHKVGDCPKLMQPTTGRAYVMHAEQAEPDTKLITGTYALLDSGATNSFISESFMKKLGILPVDVESGFRVTVTSGDHMVSSSMVKDAELKLKNNIILADLILLPMPEFDIILSMDRLPLNGATIGFRQRTISISPPHGKAFIFEVEQNNQMPHIIPCMRARKLIQKGCQGFLASIISAPDIGSQSIEDVEVIKDFSDVFHDDISGIPPESEVEFAIESMPVTVPISKARYQLAPAELKEFKDKFKSC; the protein is encoded by the exons atgcatgttggttatgtGGTTTGGACGGCGTGTACAAAGATACCTCCTAGAAGTATTTTGCCTAGGAATGATGAGGATAGACATGAGGCGGAGATTCCACAGCCTACACCTAATCAGGATGCTAGTGCCTGTGTACTAGCCGGTATGGCTCTTTTACTAGAGCAACACGTAGGAAATGGTGCAAAGGGACGACCAGAAGCTATCTATGAGCAATTTAGGATGATGAACCCTGAGGATTTTTGTGGCACTACTTATCCATTCGTTGCTGATGGATGGATTATATCAATGGAGGTTATCTTTTGCTACATGGATATGGCGGACACTGACCGATTTCGTTGTACCATTTATCTGCTAAATGGCGGCGCTTCGTTATGGTGGGAAGGAACGGAACGAGGAGTGAATCTGGTGACCTTGATTTGGGAGGGCTTCAAGAGAGTGTTCTACGACAAATACTTCACATCTGATGTCCGTTCTAGGCTTAAGAGGGAGTTCATGAGTCTCCGCCAGGAAGAATTGTCTGTTTCTGAGATT AGAAATTACGACTTTCTAAACGGTTTCAGGCCGACTAACTGTCGAGATGTGATTCTTGTTGATCCTACTGATTATACTACAGTTGTTGCCCAGCAAGCCAATCAGCAGAATAAAAAGCCTTATACGGGACCACCGAAGCGATTGGGACCACCAAAACCACAAGGACTACCATCTAAATATAGTGGCTCGAAGACAGCTGAGAAACCAcaatgcaaggagtgcaatcgtCAACATTATGGAAAATGCATGTGGGGCACTtacaagtgcttcaagtgtcGAGAGATGGGACACAAAGTCGGGGATTGCCCGAAGCTCATGCAACCCACGACTGGAAGGGCATATGTGATGCATGCTGAGCAAGCGGAGCCAGACACTAAGCTTATTACAG GTACTTATGCTCTATTGGACTCCGGAGCtacaaattctttcatctctgAATCTTTCATGAAGAAATTGGGAATTTTACCAGTAGATGTGGAGTCAGGATTCAGAGTTACAGTAACTTCTGGCGATCATATGGTCTCTAGTAGCATGGTTAAGGATGCAGAacttaaattgaaaaataatattatactaGCGGACCTTATTTTGCTGCCGATGCCCGAGTTCGACATTATTTTGAGCATGGATAGACTCCCACTGAATGGAGCAACTATTGGCTTTCGACAAAGGACAATATCTATTAGTCCGCCTCATGGGAAAGCATTCATCTTTGAGGTTGAACAAAACAATCAAATGCCACATATCATTCCATGCATgcgtgcgaggaagcttattcaAAAGGGTTGCCAAGGTTTTCTTGCTAGTATTATATCTGCACCTGACATCGGCAGCCAATCTATTGAGGACGTGGAGGTAATTAAGGATTTTTCGGACGTATTCCATGACGATATTTCTGGTATTCCACCTGAAAGTGAAGTAGAATTTGCTATTGAGTCGATGCCCGTTACAGTGCCTATATCTAAGGCACGATATCAATTAGCACCTGCTGAATTGAAGGAATTTAAGGATAAATTCAAGAGCTGTTAG